The following are encoded together in the Naumannella cuiyingiana genome:
- a CDS encoding endonuclease/exonuclease/phosphatase family protein, translating into MSAAPDLRGIGRIVIGLMLALFTTAGIAPTSAIAAPPARELRVMSYNMHAGIGDDGRLDLERTARVIETSGADVIGLQEVDRHWSARSDYVDQAQWLARRLGLHYAYGANLDRDPEPGRTERRQYGTAVLSRYPIQSATNHALTSIPYPERPTEQRGLLATRINVRGVKIDFYNTHLDHQRSEQRASQVREILELTAGTQRPAILVGDLNAVPEAPEIRMLTDDAFRDVFAGTDAFTYPADAPNRRIDYVLTRGPRSFTDSTVIDTPASDHLPVVTTITDLRKIN; encoded by the coding sequence ATGTCAGCAGCCCCGGACCTCCGCGGCATCGGCCGGATCGTCATCGGCCTGATGCTCGCACTGTTCACCACCGCCGGCATCGCCCCCACCTCCGCGATCGCCGCCCCGCCGGCGCGCGAGCTGCGGGTGATGAGCTACAACATGCACGCCGGGATCGGCGACGACGGCCGGCTCGACCTGGAGCGGACGGCGCGGGTGATCGAGACCTCGGGCGCGGACGTGATCGGCCTGCAGGAGGTCGACCGGCACTGGAGCGCCCGCTCCGACTACGTCGACCAGGCGCAATGGCTGGCGCGCCGGCTCGGCCTGCACTACGCCTACGGCGCCAATCTCGATCGGGATCCCGAACCGGGCCGCACCGAGCGTCGCCAGTACGGCACCGCGGTGCTCAGCCGCTACCCGATCCAGTCGGCGACCAATCACGCGCTCACCTCGATCCCGTATCCGGAGCGGCCGACCGAGCAGCGCGGCCTGCTGGCCACGCGGATCAACGTGCGCGGCGTGAAGATCGACTTCTACAACACCCACCTTGATCACCAACGCTCGGAGCAGCGAGCCTCCCAGGTCAGGGAGATCCTCGAGCTGACCGCCGGTACGCAGCGTCCGGCCATCCTGGTCGGCGACCTGAACGCCGTCCCCGAGGCGCCGGAGATCCGGATGCTGACCGACGACGCGTTCCGCGATGTCTTCGCGGGAACCGATGCGTTCACCTACCCCGCCGATGCCCCGAACCGGCGCATCGACTATGTGCTGACCCGCGGCCCGCGCTCCTTCACCGACTCCACGGTGATCGACACCCCGGCGTCGGACCACCTGCCGGTGGTCACCACGATCACCGATCTGCGCAAGATCAACTGA
- a CDS encoding Crp/Fnr family transcriptional regulator codes for MEPEVLRQAPLFKGLDDEAVDALAAAMTTVRLARGEVLFHEGVPGDQLYVLVSGKLKLGRQGSSGRENLLAVLAPGQMFGELSAFDPGPRSTTASAVVDSEVRVLEHDELITWLTGRPEVSRALLGQLAARLRRANDVVSDLVFSDVPGRVAKQLLDLADRFGEERDTEIVVHHGLTQEELAQLVGASRETVNKALADFAARGWLRLEPRSVVILDRERLHGRVR; via the coding sequence GTGGAGCCGGAGGTCTTGCGGCAGGCGCCCTTGTTCAAGGGGCTCGATGACGAGGCCGTGGACGCGCTGGCGGCCGCCATGACGACGGTCCGGCTGGCCCGCGGGGAGGTGCTCTTCCACGAGGGCGTGCCGGGCGACCAGCTCTATGTATTGGTCTCGGGCAAGCTCAAGCTCGGCCGGCAGGGCAGCAGCGGCCGGGAGAATCTGCTGGCCGTGCTGGCGCCCGGACAGATGTTCGGCGAGCTGTCGGCATTCGATCCCGGTCCCCGGTCCACCACCGCGAGCGCGGTGGTGGACTCGGAGGTACGCGTCCTCGAGCATGACGAGCTGATCACCTGGCTGACCGGGCGCCCCGAGGTGTCGCGCGCCCTGCTCGGCCAGCTCGCCGCCCGGTTGCGCCGCGCGAACGATGTCGTCTCCGATCTCGTCTTCTCCGATGTTCCCGGCCGCGTCGCCAAGCAGCTACTGGACCTCGCCGACCGGTTCGGCGAGGAGCGCGACACCGAGATCGTCGTGCACCACGGCCTGACCCAGGAGGAGCTGGCCCAGCTCGTCGGCGCCTCCCGCGAGACCGTCAACAAGGCCCTGGCGGACTTCGCCGCGCGGGGCTGGTTGCGGCTCGAGCCCCGCTCGGTGGTCATCCTGGACCGCGAGCGTCTGCACGGCCGCGTCCGCTGA
- the nth gene encoding endonuclease III, whose protein sequence is MNRILGDLYPDAHAELDFGNAFELLVATILSAQSTDKRVNLVTPTVFARFPDAAAMATADPAELEELVKPTGFFRNKTSALIRMSRALVDDFGGEVPGTLDALVTLPGVGRKTANVVLGNAFGVPGITVDTHFARLVRRFGWTSATDPDRVEAEVGALFPRKDWTQLSHNVIWHGRRRCHARRPACGACPLAGLCPSYGEGPTDPAVAAKLVREPRG, encoded by the coding sequence ATGAACCGGATCCTGGGCGACCTGTATCCCGACGCGCATGCCGAGCTCGACTTCGGCAATGCGTTCGAGTTGCTGGTGGCCACGATCTTGTCGGCGCAGTCGACCGACAAGCGGGTCAACCTGGTCACCCCGACGGTCTTCGCCCGCTTCCCGGATGCCGCGGCGATGGCGACCGCGGACCCGGCCGAGCTGGAGGAGCTGGTCAAGCCGACCGGATTCTTCCGCAACAAGACCTCGGCGCTGATCCGGATGAGCCGCGCGCTCGTCGACGACTTCGGCGGCGAGGTGCCCGGTACGCTCGACGCCCTCGTCACCCTGCCCGGCGTCGGGCGCAAGACCGCCAATGTGGTGCTCGGCAATGCCTTCGGCGTGCCCGGGATCACCGTCGACACCCACTTCGCGCGGCTGGTCCGGCGGTTCGGCTGGACCTCGGCGACCGATCCCGATCGGGTCGAGGCCGAGGTCGGCGCACTGTTCCCGCGCAAGGACTGGACCCAGCTCTCCCACAACGTGATCTGGCACGGTCGGCGCCGCTGCCACGCCCGCCGCCCGGCCTGCGGTGCCTGTCCGCTGGCCGGGCTGTGTCCCTCCTACGGTGAGGGGCCGACCGACCCGGCGGTCGCGGCGAAGCTGGTCCGGGAGCCGCGCGGATGA
- a CDS encoding TlpA family protein disulfide reductase: MSRRVLLLALGPVLVLVVIAGVAIAIARSEPPGAPTGEATAPAPAPVDLVAARRDAGIAECPTTDPGASARPDGLPDVTLPCIDGTGEVRLSALRGKPMIVNLWATWCGPCREEAPHLAAFATVAGDEVQLIGIDVDDPDPAGAIRFARASQWTWPQLADRRGALRGDLGQAIPQTLFVTGDGRVVHRKLGAFASLDELRALSAEYLGVR, from the coding sequence ATGAGCCGCCGGGTCCTGCTGCTGGCGCTCGGGCCGGTGCTCGTGCTGGTGGTGATCGCCGGCGTCGCGATCGCCATCGCGCGCTCCGAGCCGCCGGGCGCCCCGACCGGCGAGGCGACCGCACCGGCCCCCGCACCCGTTGATCTGGTCGCGGCGCGCCGCGACGCCGGGATCGCGGAATGCCCGACGACCGATCCCGGGGCCAGCGCCCGTCCCGACGGGCTGCCCGATGTCACCTTGCCGTGCATCGACGGGACGGGGGAGGTGCGCCTGTCCGCCCTGCGCGGCAAGCCGATGATCGTCAACCTGTGGGCGACCTGGTGCGGCCCGTGCCGCGAGGAGGCGCCGCACCTCGCGGCGTTCGCCACCGTGGCCGGGGACGAGGTCCAGCTCATCGGTATCGATGTCGACGATCCTGATCCGGCGGGCGCGATCCGTTTCGCCCGGGCGAGCCAGTGGACCTGGCCGCAGCTCGCCGACCGCCGTGGCGCGCTGCGTGGCGATCTCGGGCAGGCGATCCCACAGACGCTCTTCGTCACCGGCGATGGCCGGGTGGTCCACCGCAAGCTCGGCGCGTTCGCCTCGCTGGACGAGTTGCGGGCCCTGAGCGCCGAGTATCTCGGGGTGCGCTGA
- a CDS encoding NUDIX hydrolase, with protein MPDPLGRLAAGLGAATPGEALARLRRHPAVDGRAAAVLALFTDDPDPLIVLAERAATMRSHAGQVAFPGGAAEAGDAGPVATALRESREEVALRPETVEVIGELPAVHVAVSGFDVTTIVGRWAAPHPLRAADPAEVASVHRVPVSVLTDPATRCTAVHPRGFRGPAFVFDSDGQELFVWGLTAAILDGLLALGGWARPWEVARELPVPGARG; from the coding sequence ATGCCGGACCCCCTCGGGCGGCTGGCCGCCGGGCTCGGCGCCGCGACGCCCGGCGAGGCGCTGGCCCGGCTGCGCCGACACCCGGCGGTGGACGGTCGCGCGGCGGCGGTGCTCGCCCTGTTCACCGACGATCCGGATCCGCTGATCGTGCTTGCCGAGCGTGCCGCCACGATGCGCAGCCATGCCGGTCAGGTCGCCTTCCCCGGCGGTGCGGCGGAGGCAGGCGATGCCGGCCCGGTCGCCACCGCGCTGCGCGAGTCCCGCGAGGAGGTCGCGCTGCGGCCCGAGACCGTCGAGGTGATCGGCGAGTTGCCCGCGGTGCACGTGGCCGTCAGTGGCTTCGACGTGACGACGATCGTCGGGCGGTGGGCGGCGCCGCACCCGCTGCGGGCCGCGGATCCGGCCGAGGTGGCGAGCGTGCACCGCGTACCGGTATCCGTGCTCACCGATCCGGCGACCCGCTGCACCGCCGTCCACCCGCGCGGTTTCCGCGGGCCCGCCTTCGTCTTCGACTCCGACGGCCAGGAGCTGTTCGTCTGGGGCCTGACCGCCGCGATTCTGGACGGGCTGCTCGCCCTGGGCGGCTGGGCGCGCCCATGGGAGGTGGCGCGCGAGCTGCCGGTGCCCGGCGCGCGCGGCTGA
- a CDS encoding glycerol-3-phosphate dehydrogenase/oxidase — translation MTTRLDGRSRTAALQELRAAEPLDVLVIGGGVTGAGTALDAATRGLRTGIIEMQDWASGTSSRSSKLVHGGLRYLYNLDFALVAEALRERGLLLETIAPHLVKAQPFLWPLKTPVIERSYSAVGVGLYDTLSILTNQGVTVPVQKHYSKTDALRVFPDIKDDQIVGAIGFFDARVDDARLVIDLVRTAAHHGALAASRVQATGMIKDSDGRVIGVDAVDLESGEALRIPARRVINATGVWTEDSEAMSDVPQTLKVLASKGIHLIFDRSRINGSTGLFLRTEKSVLFIIPWQRYWIIGTTDTPWAQERLHPVPTSEDIDYVLEHANAVLDSDLTRDDIIGTYAGLRPLLQPVDHERSSTKVSREHTVAELAPGLVAIAGGKLTTYRKMAQDVVDFALGEEEAERLPSVTDKTPLLGAIDLTSVTRRMPHLSRPFGWSAGRQEHLLDRYGDEVVELIELIKEDPSLARPLRSAPAYLGAEVVFAVTHEGALHLEDILTHRVRLDYETPDRGVGALPEIAGLVAPRLGWDADRVAAEIANYTASAQATLAAQRTTDDADAARVRENAPDLVPLAVPE, via the coding sequence ATGACGACCCGACTGGACGGGCGGAGCCGGACCGCGGCCCTGCAGGAGCTGCGCGCCGCCGAACCGCTCGATGTCCTGGTGATCGGCGGCGGGGTGACCGGTGCCGGCACGGCGCTCGATGCGGCGACGCGCGGGCTGCGGACCGGCATCATCGAGATGCAGGACTGGGCATCGGGCACCTCCTCGCGGTCGAGCAAGCTAGTGCACGGTGGGCTGCGCTATCTGTACAACCTCGACTTCGCGCTCGTGGCGGAGGCGCTGCGCGAGCGGGGATTGCTGCTGGAGACGATCGCGCCGCACCTGGTCAAGGCGCAGCCGTTCCTGTGGCCGCTGAAGACGCCGGTGATCGAACGGTCCTACAGCGCGGTCGGCGTCGGGCTGTACGACACGTTGTCCATCCTGACCAACCAGGGCGTCACCGTTCCGGTGCAGAAGCACTACTCGAAGACCGATGCGCTGCGCGTGTTCCCCGACATCAAAGATGATCAGATCGTCGGGGCGATCGGGTTCTTCGACGCCCGGGTGGACGATGCGCGGCTGGTGATCGACCTGGTCCGTACCGCTGCCCATCACGGCGCGCTGGCCGCCAGCCGGGTGCAGGCGACGGGCATGATCAAGGACTCCGACGGGCGCGTGATCGGCGTCGATGCGGTCGACCTGGAATCCGGCGAGGCGCTGCGGATCCCCGCCCGGCGGGTGATCAACGCGACCGGCGTGTGGACCGAGGACTCCGAGGCGATGTCGGATGTGCCCCAGACGCTGAAGGTCCTTGCCTCCAAGGGAATCCACCTGATCTTCGACCGGTCGCGGATCAACGGCAGCACCGGGCTGTTCCTGCGTACCGAGAAGTCGGTGCTGTTCATCATTCCCTGGCAGCGTTACTGGATCATCGGCACCACCGACACGCCGTGGGCGCAGGAGCGACTGCATCCGGTGCCGACCAGCGAGGACATCGACTATGTGCTGGAACACGCCAATGCGGTGCTCGACTCCGATCTGACCCGCGACGACATCATCGGCACCTACGCCGGTCTGCGCCCGCTGCTGCAGCCCGTTGATCATGAGCGTTCCTCGACGAAGGTGTCGCGCGAGCACACCGTCGCCGAGCTCGCGCCGGGCCTGGTCGCCATCGCCGGTGGGAAGCTGACGACCTACCGCAAGATGGCGCAGGACGTGGTCGACTTCGCGCTGGGCGAGGAGGAGGCCGAGCGGCTGCCGTCGGTCACCGACAAGACACCGCTGCTCGGGGCCATCGACCTCACCTCGGTGACCCGCCGGATGCCGCATCTGAGCCGCCCGTTCGGTTGGAGCGCCGGCCGCCAGGAACACCTGCTGGACCGCTACGGCGACGAGGTGGTCGAGCTGATCGAGTTGATCAAGGAGGATCCGTCACTGGCCCGACCGCTGCGGTCGGCGCCTGCCTACCTCGGCGCGGAGGTGGTCTTCGCGGTCACCCACGAGGGGGCCCTGCACCTGGAGGACATCCTCACCCACCGGGTACGCCTGGACTACGAAACCCCCGACCGGGGCGTCGGCGCCCTGCCCGAGATCGCCGGGCTGGTCGCGCCGCGACTGGGCTGGGATGCCGACCGGGTCGCCGCGGAGATCGCCAACTACACGGCATCGGCACAGGCGACCCTGGCGGCCCAGCGGACCACAGATGACGCCGACGCCGCACGGGTCCGGGAGAATGCGCCGGATCTGGTGCCGCTCGCCGTGCCGGAGTAG
- a CDS encoding HdeD family acid-resistance protein, producing the protein MSQETFGLADIGAEVARRVRSFFLISSVIGLVLGIVLLIWPDKTLQVAATVLTVVLSIFFIVLGIARLAVGVIGGPISGWMRVFFVLIGILLIICGAIGLRNLSATEVVYTLFAITLVAVGWIIEGIVSLVEARRTPATGWSIFYGIISIAGGVSLLMFPLEGAVTLIWVSGIFLVAGGIVGIIRAVQLGKVDGGRPVTSDQR; encoded by the coding sequence ATGTCACAGGAAACGTTCGGACTCGCAGACATCGGCGCCGAGGTCGCGCGCCGGGTGCGTAGCTTCTTCCTGATCAGTTCCGTGATCGGACTGGTGCTGGGCATTGTGTTGTTGATCTGGCCGGACAAGACGTTGCAGGTCGCCGCAACGGTGCTCACGGTGGTCCTGAGCATTTTCTTCATCGTGCTCGGCATCGCCCGGCTCGCCGTCGGGGTGATCGGCGGGCCGATCAGCGGTTGGATGCGTGTGTTCTTCGTCCTGATCGGCATCTTGTTGATCATCTGCGGTGCGATCGGTCTGCGAAACCTGTCGGCCACCGAGGTGGTCTACACGCTGTTCGCGATCACGCTGGTCGCGGTCGGCTGGATCATCGAGGGCATCGTCAGCCTGGTCGAGGCCCGGCGCACCCCCGCGACCGGATGGTCGATCTTCTACGGGATCATCTCGATCGCGGGCGGCGTCAGCTTGCTGATGTTCCCGCTGGAGGGCGCCGTCACGCTGATCTGGGTGAGCGGCATCTTCCTGGTCGCCGGGGGCATCGTCGGGATCATCCGCGCCGTCCAGCTCGGCAAGGTCGACGGCGGGCGGCCCGTCACCTCGGATCAGCGGTAG
- a CDS encoding phage holin family protein: MSDPDTTRTDAPGAWADADGPDAATLGRPRGIGALVTNIVTLIRTLLNDVLALGQAEMKPAAKHAGVAAGLFGAAAFFALNALTLLFVAGAFAIARLFGARFLVIAAGFAIMGVLLLVIAGILGAAGYFGQVKKIKGPEKTVAAMTRATESVQQAISRGVANARTHELAAKNFSDDPETYGYR, translated from the coding sequence ATGAGTGATCCCGACACCACGCGCACCGATGCGCCCGGCGCCTGGGCCGATGCGGACGGGCCGGATGCCGCCACCCTCGGCCGCCCGCGCGGGATCGGCGCGCTGGTCACCAATATCGTCACCCTGATCCGGACGCTGCTGAACGATGTCCTCGCGCTCGGCCAGGCGGAGATGAAGCCGGCGGCCAAGCACGCGGGCGTCGCCGCCGGGCTGTTCGGGGCCGCGGCGTTCTTCGCGCTGAATGCGCTCACCCTGCTCTTCGTGGCGGGAGCCTTCGCCATCGCCCGACTGTTCGGCGCGCGGTTCCTGGTGATCGCTGCGGGTTTCGCGATCATGGGCGTCCTGCTGCTGGTGATCGCCGGCATCCTCGGCGCGGCCGGCTACTTCGGTCAGGTGAAGAAGATCAAGGGGCCGGAGAAGACCGTGGCCGCCATGACGCGGGCCACCGAGTCGGTCCAGCAGGCGATCTCGCGCGGCGTGGCGAACGCCAGGACCCACGAGCTCGCCGCAAAGAACTTCAGTGACGACCCGGAGACCTACGGCTACCGCTGA
- the nhaA gene encoding Na+/H+ antiporter NhaA codes for MTDKPRRPIVLFRSSDNEDTRAVSDILRHETTGGALMLAATVVALIWANFGTEIYEGLRSTYLGPMDIAHWASSGLLTIFFFVAGLELKRELTSGSLAKPAQALVPIVAAVCGMIVPALIYLAINSTAPGGDPRGWAIPMATDIAFAMAILAAVGSRLPNSLRAFLLTLAIVDDLGAIIVIAVVFTSDLNLLWLAGAGVCLLLWWLLQRKHITGWYLYVPLAIITWYCMYASGVHATIAGVALGMLSRSTPDDPHDPVDRWQHFWHPISAGFAVPIFALFSAGVLLPPELLADMVTRPMALGIAAGLIVGKVIGVFGGAYLTTRLTNASLAPDLRWSEVLAASVLAGVGFTVAIFISELTFAGEPVLVDEAKASVLFASATAAVVAAVFLRILVRRRARDGELTDD; via the coding sequence ATGACCGACAAGCCGCGCCGACCGATTGTGCTGTTTCGCTCCAGCGACAATGAGGACACCAGGGCCGTATCCGACATCCTGCGCCACGAGACCACGGGCGGCGCGCTGATGCTCGCTGCCACGGTCGTGGCGCTGATCTGGGCCAACTTCGGCACGGAGATCTACGAGGGCCTGCGCAGCACCTACCTCGGCCCGATGGACATCGCGCACTGGGCCTCCTCGGGCCTGCTGACGATCTTCTTCTTCGTCGCCGGGCTGGAGCTGAAGCGCGAGCTCACCTCCGGGTCGCTGGCCAAACCCGCCCAGGCGCTGGTGCCGATCGTTGCCGCGGTCTGCGGCATGATCGTCCCCGCGCTGATCTACCTGGCGATCAACTCCACGGCCCCCGGGGGCGACCCGCGCGGCTGGGCCATCCCGATGGCGACCGACATCGCCTTCGCGATGGCCATCCTGGCCGCGGTGGGCTCGCGTCTGCCGAACAGCCTGCGCGCCTTCTTGCTGACCCTGGCCATCGTCGACGACCTCGGTGCGATCATCGTGATCGCCGTCGTCTTCACCAGCGACCTGAACCTGCTCTGGCTGGCCGGCGCCGGGGTCTGCCTGCTGCTCTGGTGGCTGCTGCAGCGCAAGCACATCACGGGCTGGTACCTCTACGTGCCGCTCGCGATCATCACCTGGTACTGCATGTACGCCTCGGGCGTGCACGCCACGATCGCCGGGGTCGCGCTCGGCATGCTCTCGCGCTCCACGCCCGACGACCCGCACGATCCGGTCGATCGCTGGCAGCACTTCTGGCACCCGATCAGCGCGGGCTTCGCCGTGCCGATCTTCGCGCTGTTCTCGGCGGGTGTGTTGCTGCCGCCGGAGCTGCTCGCCGACATGGTGACCCGGCCGATGGCACTGGGCATTGCCGCCGGCCTGATCGTCGGCAAGGTGATCGGCGTCTTCGGCGGGGCGTACCTGACCACCCGATTAACCAATGCGTCCCTGGCGCCGGATCTGCGCTGGTCGGAGGTGCTCGCTGCCTCCGTGCTCGCCGGCGTCGGATTCACGGTGGCGATCTTCATCAGTGAGCTGACCTTTGCCGGCGAACCCGTGCTCGTGGACGAGGCGAAGGCATCGGTGCTGTTCGCGTCGGCGACGGCCGCCGTGGTGGCGGCTGTCTTCCTGCGGATCCTCGTCCGGCGCCGCGCCAGGGACGGCGAACTCACCGACGATTGA
- the acs gene encoding acetate--CoA ligase — translation MNAEAGNDALDNLLTEERTFPPPPELVAQANVTEDTYAQAAADDEAFWAEQAKRLSWAKEPTEVVDWSNAPFAKWYADGELNAAYNCVDRHVEAGNGDRVAFHFEGEPGDQRDITYAQLKDEVSQAANALIELGVQAGDRVAIYLPMIPEAVVAMLACARIGAPHTVVFGGFSADALAARINDCGCEVVITADGGYRRGKPAALKPAVDKALESTPGVRSVIVIRRTGEETPMTEGRDVWWDDIVGRQSTEHTPQAFPAEHPLYVMYTSGSTGKPKGILHTTGGYLVGTAYTHWATFDLKPESDVFWTAADIGWVTGHSYLVYGPLANGATSVMYEGTPDTPHQGRWWEIIDKYGVTILYCAPTAIRTFMKWGHEIPEKYDLSSLRVLGSVGEPINPEAYVWYRHYIGGDRTPVADTWWQTETGMHMISPMPGVADGKPGAAMRAVPGISVEVVNDEGQPVGNGKGGYLVVTKPWPAMLRTLWNEDERYVETYWSRFPGMYFAGDGAKRDDDGDIWLLGRVDDVMNVSGHRMSTTEIESALVSHPKVAEAAVVGATDETTGQAIVAFVILRGEAGDGGPEIVQELRNHVAQEIGAIAKPRSIMVVAELPKTRSGKIMRRLLRDVAENREMGDVTTLQDSSVMDQIKGGMSASSED, via the coding sequence GTGAACGCTGAGGCCGGCAACGACGCACTGGACAACCTGCTCACCGAGGAGCGGACCTTCCCGCCGCCGCCGGAACTGGTCGCGCAGGCCAATGTCACCGAGGACACCTATGCGCAGGCGGCGGCCGACGACGAGGCGTTCTGGGCCGAACAGGCCAAGCGGCTCTCCTGGGCCAAGGAGCCCACCGAGGTGGTCGACTGGTCGAACGCTCCGTTCGCGAAGTGGTACGCCGACGGCGAGCTGAATGCGGCGTACAACTGCGTCGACCGACATGTCGAGGCCGGCAACGGCGACCGGGTGGCGTTCCACTTCGAGGGCGAGCCGGGCGACCAGCGCGACATCACCTACGCGCAGTTGAAGGACGAAGTGTCGCAGGCGGCGAATGCCCTGATCGAGCTCGGGGTGCAGGCCGGGGATCGGGTGGCGATCTACCTGCCGATGATCCCCGAGGCCGTGGTGGCGATGCTGGCCTGTGCCCGGATCGGCGCACCGCACACCGTGGTCTTCGGCGGCTTCTCCGCCGACGCGCTCGCCGCCCGGATCAACGACTGCGGCTGCGAGGTCGTGATCACCGCCGACGGTGGCTACCGGCGCGGCAAGCCGGCCGCGTTGAAGCCCGCGGTGGACAAGGCGCTCGAGTCCACCCCCGGCGTGCGGTCGGTGATCGTGATCAGGCGTACCGGCGAGGAAACGCCGATGACCGAGGGACGCGATGTCTGGTGGGACGACATCGTCGGCAGGCAGTCCACCGAGCACACCCCGCAGGCGTTCCCGGCCGAGCACCCGCTCTATGTGATGTACACGTCGGGCTCGACCGGCAAGCCGAAAGGCATCCTGCACACCACGGGCGGCTACCTGGTCGGGACGGCGTACACGCACTGGGCAACGTTCGATCTCAAGCCGGAATCGGATGTGTTCTGGACCGCGGCCGACATCGGCTGGGTGACCGGGCACAGCTATCTGGTCTACGGCCCGCTCGCCAACGGGGCGACCTCGGTGATGTATGAAGGCACGCCGGACACCCCGCACCAGGGCCGGTGGTGGGAGATCATCGACAAGTACGGCGTGACGATCTTGTACTGCGCGCCGACCGCGATCCGGACGTTCATGAAGTGGGGACACGAGATCCCCGAGAAGTACGACCTGTCCTCGCTGCGGGTGCTCGGCTCGGTCGGCGAGCCGATCAACCCCGAGGCCTATGTCTGGTACCGGCACTACATCGGCGGTGACCGTACGCCCGTCGCCGACACCTGGTGGCAGACCGAGACCGGGATGCACATGATCTCCCCGATGCCCGGGGTGGCCGATGGCAAGCCGGGCGCGGCGATGCGGGCGGTGCCGGGAATCAGCGTCGAGGTGGTGAACGACGAGGGCCAGCCGGTGGGCAACGGCAAGGGCGGCTATCTCGTGGTGACCAAGCCTTGGCCTGCGATGCTGCGGACGCTGTGGAACGAGGACGAGCGCTACGTCGAGACGTATTGGTCGCGGTTCCCCGGGATGTACTTCGCCGGCGACGGCGCCAAGCGTGACGACGACGGCGACATCTGGCTGCTCGGGCGGGTCGACGACGTGATGAACGTGTCCGGGCACCGGATGTCGACCACGGAGATCGAGTCCGCCCTGGTGTCGCACCCGAAGGTGGCCGAGGCGGCCGTGGTGGGCGCGACCGACGAGACCACCGGGCAGGCGATCGTGGCCTTCGTGATCCTGCGGGGCGAGGCCGGCGACGGCGGCCCCGAGATCGTCCAGGAGCTGCGCAACCACGTCGCCCAGGAAATCGGCGCGATCGCCAAGCCACGCTCGATCATGGTCGTCGCCGAGCTGCCGAAGACCCGCTCGGGCAAGATCATGAGGCGCCTTCTCCGCGATGTCGCCGAGAACCGCGAGATGGGCGACGTCACCACCCTGCAGGACTCCTCGGTGATGGACCAGATCAAGGGCGGGATGTCGGCCTCCTCGGAGGACTGA